A genome region from Microbacterium terricola includes the following:
- a CDS encoding cation diffusion facilitator family transporter: MHDHAPAGIRGAGSRRLLTISLALTGAVMVVQIVGSALSGSLALLADAAHMFTDAAALVIALIASIVAARPADDRSTFGYQRAEVLGALVNGIILLVLAAWIAVEAVLRLLAPSGTEVAGGLMLVVAIVGLVANAASMWLLSSAQRHSINVRGAYLEVLGDLLGSAAVIVAAIVIVLAGWVQADAVVSLVIAAMIVPRAISLLREVASVLSEGVPKGMQVAQIRAHILEAPGVVDVHDVHVWQLTRGAPVFMAHVVVDDGHFDGGGAQALLTRLQGCLADHFDVEHSTFQLEHVGHVDHDAHA; this comes from the coding sequence ATGCACGATCACGCGCCCGCGGGCATCCGCGGCGCCGGCAGCCGGCGTCTGCTGACGATCTCACTGGCCCTCACCGGGGCGGTGATGGTCGTGCAGATCGTCGGGTCGGCGCTGTCCGGTTCGCTCGCGCTTCTCGCCGACGCGGCGCACATGTTCACGGACGCCGCCGCGCTCGTCATCGCGCTGATCGCGAGCATCGTGGCCGCCCGGCCTGCGGACGACCGCTCCACCTTCGGCTATCAGCGTGCCGAGGTGCTCGGAGCCCTCGTGAACGGGATCATCCTGCTCGTCCTGGCCGCGTGGATCGCGGTCGAGGCGGTGCTGCGTCTCCTCGCCCCGTCCGGCACCGAGGTCGCGGGCGGACTGATGCTCGTGGTCGCGATCGTCGGACTCGTCGCGAACGCGGCGTCGATGTGGCTGCTCAGCTCCGCGCAGCGTCACAGCATCAACGTGCGCGGGGCATACCTCGAAGTCCTGGGCGATCTGCTCGGCTCGGCGGCGGTCATCGTCGCCGCGATCGTCATCGTGCTCGCCGGGTGGGTGCAGGCTGACGCCGTGGTGTCGCTCGTGATCGCCGCGATGATCGTGCCGCGGGCTATCAGCCTGCTGCGCGAGGTCGCCTCCGTGCTGTCGGAGGGAGTGCCGAAGGGCATGCAGGTCGCGCAGATCCGCGCCCACATCCTCGAGGCGCCCGGAGTCGTCGACGTGCACGACGTCCACGTCTGGCAGCTCACCCGCGGTGCGCCCGTGTTCATGGCGCACGTCGTGGTGGACGACGGCCACTTCGACGGCGGCGGCGCACAGGCGCTGCTCACCCGCCTGCAGGGGTGCCTGGCCGATCACTTCGACGTCGAGCACTCGACCTTCCAGCTGGAGCACGTCGGCCACGTCGACCACGACGCGCACGCGTGA
- the rdgB gene encoding RdgB/HAM1 family non-canonical purine NTP pyrophosphatase: protein MPGRIVLATHNPHKVEEFAAIVAAYRPDVEVVGYDGPEPVESGTTFADNALIKARMACAHTGLPALADDSGICVDVLGGAPGVFSAYWAGHKKDAVANLELLLDQLSDIDDSHRTAKFVSTIALVLPSGKGHVVEGHWPGRLATQPGGDGGFGYDPIFIPDGQPAGEERTVAEYSAEEKNAQSHRARAFAALAPLLAEL, encoded by the coding sequence GTGCCCGGCCGCATCGTCCTCGCCACCCACAACCCGCACAAGGTCGAGGAGTTCGCCGCGATCGTCGCGGCCTACCGGCCCGACGTCGAGGTCGTCGGCTACGACGGGCCCGAGCCGGTCGAGAGCGGCACCACGTTCGCCGACAACGCGCTGATCAAGGCTCGCATGGCGTGCGCGCACACCGGTCTGCCGGCCCTCGCCGACGACAGCGGCATCTGCGTGGACGTGCTCGGCGGGGCGCCCGGGGTGTTCTCGGCCTACTGGGCAGGGCATAAGAAGGATGCGGTGGCCAACCTCGAGCTGCTGCTCGACCAGCTCAGCGACATCGACGACTCGCACCGGACCGCGAAGTTCGTCTCCACCATCGCCCTCGTGCTCCCGAGCGGCAAGGGCCACGTGGTCGAGGGGCACTGGCCCGGTCGCCTCGCGACCCAGCCGGGCGGCGACGGCGGGTTCGGGTACGACCCGATCTTCATCCCCGACGGCCAGCCGGCCGGCGAAGAGCGCACGGTGGCGGAGTACTCCGCGGAGGAGAAGAACGCGCAGTCGCACAGGGCTCGCGCGTTCGCAGCGCTCGCCCCGCTGCTCGCCGAGCTCTGA
- the rph gene encoding ribonuclease PH encodes MSDTTRADGRTPDQLREITIERGWSAHAEGSALISFGGTKVLCTASFTNGVPRWLTGKGKGWVTAEYAMLPRATNSRNDREAVKGKIGGRTHEISRLIGRALRAVVDTKALGENTIVIDCDVLQADGGTRTAAITGAYVALADAIEWGRQKKFIGQKATPLVDSVAAVSVGIIDGEPMLDLAYVEDVRAETDMNVVVTGRGLFVEVQGTAEGAPFDKRELDALLDLGVAGCADLRTHQLAALAAE; translated from the coding sequence ATGTCAGACACCACCCGCGCCGACGGCCGCACGCCCGACCAGCTGCGAGAGATCACGATCGAGCGCGGCTGGAGTGCGCATGCCGAGGGATCCGCGCTGATCTCGTTCGGCGGCACCAAGGTGCTGTGCACCGCGTCCTTCACGAACGGCGTGCCTCGCTGGCTGACCGGCAAGGGCAAGGGGTGGGTCACCGCCGAGTACGCGATGCTGCCGCGCGCCACGAACAGCCGCAACGACCGTGAGGCCGTGAAGGGCAAGATCGGTGGACGCACGCACGAGATCTCGCGTCTGATCGGCCGCGCCCTGCGCGCGGTCGTCGACACCAAGGCGCTCGGCGAGAACACGATCGTCATCGACTGCGACGTGCTGCAGGCCGACGGCGGCACCCGCACAGCGGCCATCACGGGCGCGTACGTGGCTCTGGCCGACGCGATCGAGTGGGGCAGGCAGAAGAAGTTCATCGGTCAGAAGGCGACACCGCTCGTCGACTCGGTCGCCGCTGTGTCGGTCGGCATCATCGACGGCGAGCCCATGCTCGACCTGGCCTACGTCGAGGACGTCCGCGCCGAGACCGACATGAACGTGGTCGTCACCGGTCGTGGCCTGTTCGTCGAGGTGCAGGGCACCGCCGAGGGCGCGCCGTTCGACAAGCGCGAGCTCGACGCGCTGCTCGACCTCGGCGTCGCCGGCTGCGCCGACCTGCGCACGCACCAGCTCGCCGCCCTGGCCGCGGAGTGA
- the murI gene encoding glutamate racemase produces MDDAPIGIFDSGVGGLTVARAISAQLPRESMLYIGDTAHSPYGPKPIADVRRYALEVLDTLVDQGVKMLVIACNTASAAMLRDARERYDVPVVEVIGPAVRTAMSTTRNGRIGVIGTAGTIGSRAYQDMLEVNERLTVFAQACPRFVEFVEAGITDSAEVLAVAEEYLAPLRDARVDTLVLGCTHYPFLEGAISYVMGPDVSLVSSDTETAKDVYRQLVSRDLLAGPDASATHVYEATGDSADEFLRLAHRLMGREVSTVRLVQTGAIDLPHR; encoded by the coding sequence GTGGACGACGCGCCGATCGGCATCTTCGACTCCGGGGTCGGTGGGCTCACCGTCGCCCGGGCGATCTCTGCGCAGCTGCCGCGCGAGTCGATGCTCTACATCGGCGACACCGCCCACTCGCCGTACGGGCCCAAGCCCATCGCCGATGTGCGCCGGTACGCTCTCGAGGTGCTCGACACCCTGGTCGACCAGGGTGTGAAGATGCTCGTCATCGCGTGCAACACCGCGTCGGCGGCGATGCTGCGCGACGCGCGTGAGCGCTACGACGTCCCGGTGGTCGAAGTGATCGGCCCCGCCGTCCGCACCGCGATGTCGACGACCCGCAACGGGCGCATCGGCGTCATCGGCACCGCCGGCACGATCGGCTCGCGCGCCTACCAGGACATGCTCGAAGTCAACGAGCGGCTGACCGTCTTCGCACAGGCGTGCCCGCGCTTCGTCGAGTTCGTCGAGGCGGGCATCACCGATTCGGCCGAAGTCCTCGCGGTGGCCGAGGAGTACCTCGCGCCACTGCGCGACGCCCGGGTCGACACCCTCGTCCTCGGCTGCACCCACTACCCGTTCCTCGAGGGCGCGATCAGCTACGTGATGGGGCCGGACGTCTCGCTCGTCTCGAGCGACACCGAGACCGCGAAGGACGTGTACCGTCAGCTCGTCTCGCGTGACCTGCTCGCCGGGCCCGATGCGTCCGCCACGCACGTCTACGAGGCCACCGGCGACTCCGCCGACGAGTTCCTGCGCCTCGCGCATCGCCTGATGGGCCGCGAGGTCAGCACCGTCCGACTCGTCCAGACCGGCGCGATCGACCTGCCCCACCGCTGA
- a CDS encoding nicotinate phosphoribosyltransferase, whose amino-acid sequence MTARSTALLTDRYELTMLDAALRDGTAERRCVFELFGRRLPGARRFGVVAGTGRLLGLLADFRFGDAELRYLRDEKVVDAATLAFLEGYRFTGSMTGYREGELYFPGSPILTVEGTFAEAVILETIALSILNHDSAVATAAARMSIAAGDRPLAEMGSRRAGEDSAVAAARACYIAGFGATSNLEAGRRWGVPTMGTAAHAWTLLHDTEEDAFRSQVEALGVGTTLLVDTYDIAQGVETAIRVAGTGLGGVRIDSGDLPTVAAQVREQLDALGATGTKITVTSDLDEFAIAALAASPVDAYGVGTSVVTGSGTPTAGMVYKLVARQDAAGGWVGVAKASVDKNSKGGRKAAFRTLDAGTATSELISVADGFEQLETALSHPDARALHVPLVVDGEVDPAFVGTVGVDAARAHHARVREELPVTALALSRSDPAIPTVYVEQ is encoded by the coding sequence ATGACTGCGCGCAGCACCGCCCTGCTGACCGACCGCTACGAGCTCACCATGCTCGACGCCGCCCTGCGCGACGGGACCGCCGAGCGCCGCTGCGTCTTCGAGCTGTTCGGGCGGCGTCTGCCCGGCGCCCGCCGGTTCGGGGTGGTCGCCGGGACGGGCCGGCTCCTCGGACTGCTGGCCGACTTCCGGTTCGGCGATGCCGAGCTGCGCTACCTCCGCGACGAGAAGGTCGTGGACGCGGCGACCCTGGCCTTCCTGGAGGGGTACCGCTTCACCGGCTCGATGACCGGCTACCGCGAGGGCGAGCTGTACTTCCCCGGCTCGCCGATCCTCACCGTCGAGGGGACGTTCGCCGAGGCGGTGATCCTGGAGACGATCGCCCTCAGCATCCTGAACCACGACTCCGCCGTCGCGACCGCCGCCGCCCGGATGAGCATCGCCGCCGGCGACCGACCGCTCGCTGAGATGGGGTCGCGCCGCGCGGGCGAGGACTCCGCGGTGGCCGCGGCGCGTGCCTGCTACATCGCCGGATTCGGGGCGACCAGCAACCTCGAGGCCGGCCGGCGCTGGGGCGTGCCGACGATGGGCACCGCGGCGCACGCCTGGACGCTCCTGCACGACACCGAGGAGGACGCGTTCCGCTCGCAGGTCGAGGCGCTCGGCGTCGGCACGACCCTCCTGGTGGACACGTACGACATCGCGCAGGGCGTCGAGACCGCGATCCGGGTCGCCGGCACCGGACTCGGCGGCGTACGGATCGACTCGGGCGACCTGCCCACCGTCGCGGCTCAGGTGCGCGAGCAGCTGGACGCACTGGGCGCGACCGGGACGAAGATCACCGTCACCAGCGACCTGGACGAGTTCGCGATCGCGGCATTGGCCGCATCCCCCGTCGACGCGTACGGCGTCGGCACGTCGGTCGTCACCGGCTCCGGCACACCCACCGCGGGCATGGTCTACAAGCTCGTCGCACGACAGGATGCTGCGGGCGGCTGGGTCGGCGTGGCGAAGGCGTCAGTGGACAAGAACTCGAAGGGCGGACGCAAGGCGGCGTTCCGCACCCTCGACGCGGGCACTGCCACGAGCGAGCTGATCTCCGTCGCCGACGGGTTCGAGCAGCTCGAGACAGCGCTCTCGCACCCCGATGCGCGGGCGCTGCACGTGCCGCTCGTGGTCGACGGCGAGGTGGACCCGGCTTTCGTCGGCACCGTCGGAGTCGACGCCGCGCGGGCCCACCACGCCCGCGTGCGCGAGGAGCTCCCGGTCACGGCGCTCGCGCTCAGCCGGTCGGACCCCGCCATCCCCACGGTCTACGTGGAGCAGTGA
- a CDS encoding DUF3039 domain-containing protein: MSTPLDSPDQGGIATLDRELEELLQEENIEPGDHERFAHYVKKEKILESAITGKPVRALCGKKWTPGRDPEKFPVCPTCKEIYDSMVG; this comes from the coding sequence ATGAGCACCCCCCTCGACAGCCCCGACCAGGGCGGCATCGCGACCCTCGACCGCGAGCTCGAAGAGCTCCTGCAGGAAGAGAACATCGAGCCGGGTGACCATGAGCGATTCGCTCATTACGTGAAGAAGGAGAAGATCCTCGAGTCCGCGATCACCGGCAAGCCGGTGCGGGCGCTGTGCGGCAAGAAGTGGACCCCCGGGCGCGACCCGGAGAAGTTCCCCGTCTGCCCCACCTGCAAGGAGATCTACGACTCGATGGTCGGCTGA
- a CDS encoding ABC transporter ATP-binding protein, producing the protein MTSLPVPNEPVQDDPDGLVERVGENRGEDRGETLGEAPIVTLPPAPKAPAAKRRAPRKPAAKTTPKPAVTGKPTPKPAAKPAAKPPAAKRPPAASAPASGIAQPLPSVSTADIAIPPMPPPPIPPRPPLPESPALPEPEPEPEQTPEPAPEPEPEPEPEPDSEPEPELSTEHEPDAPDTLADVLSAPAPEHGEPALTLRGITKVFGETRAVDGIDLTVPAGTFYGLVGPNGAGKTTTLSMIAGLLRPDRGTITVNGVDAASGSARAKRMMGVLPDRLRTFDRLTGRQLLYYYGVLRGLRPAVVESRTTDLARAFDFADALGRVVSDYSAGMLKKIMLAGALIHSPRVLVLDEPFEAVDPVSSQIILDILSTYVAHGGTVILSSHGMDLVERVCSRVAVIVAGQVLAEGTIEEVRGELTLEQRFVELAGGLSDVEGLEWLHTFSG; encoded by the coding sequence ATGACTTCTCTCCCGGTGCCGAACGAGCCCGTCCAGGACGACCCGGACGGTCTGGTGGAGCGCGTCGGGGAGAACCGCGGGGAGGACCGGGGGGAGACTCTGGGCGAGGCGCCGATCGTGACGCTCCCGCCCGCGCCGAAGGCGCCCGCCGCGAAGCGGCGCGCCCCGAGGAAACCAGCCGCCAAGACGACGCCCAAGCCCGCAGTCACGGGCAAGCCCACGCCCAAGCCGGCAGCCAAGCCGGCAGCGAAGCCGCCGGCGGCCAAGCGTCCCCCCGCCGCATCTGCACCGGCCTCCGGCATCGCACAGCCGCTGCCGTCGGTCTCCACCGCCGATATCGCCATCCCGCCGATGCCGCCGCCTCCGATCCCGCCACGCCCTCCGCTGCCGGAGTCACCCGCGCTGCCTGAGCCCGAGCCGGAGCCCGAGCAGACTCCTGAGCCCGCGCCTGAGCCGGAGCCCGAGCCCGAGCCTGAGCCCGACTCGGAGCCGGAGCCCGAGCTGTCGACGGAGCACGAGCCGGACGCCCCGGACACGCTCGCCGACGTCCTCAGCGCGCCGGCGCCCGAGCACGGCGAACCTGCGCTGACGCTCCGCGGCATCACGAAGGTGTTCGGGGAGACACGGGCGGTCGACGGCATCGACCTCACGGTGCCCGCCGGCACCTTCTACGGTCTGGTCGGGCCGAACGGCGCAGGCAAGACCACGACGCTGTCGATGATCGCGGGACTGCTCCGCCCCGATCGCGGGACGATCACCGTCAACGGTGTCGACGCAGCATCCGGATCCGCGCGGGCGAAGCGCATGATGGGCGTGCTGCCCGATCGGCTGCGCACCTTCGACCGGCTCACCGGCCGCCAGCTGCTCTACTACTACGGCGTGCTGCGCGGGCTGCGTCCTGCCGTGGTCGAGAGCCGCACGACCGACCTGGCGCGGGCGTTCGACTTCGCCGATGCGCTGGGCCGCGTCGTGTCGGACTACTCGGCGGGCATGCTGAAGAAGATCATGCTGGCCGGGGCGCTGATCCACTCGCCGCGCGTGCTCGTGCTCGACGAGCCCTTCGAGGCGGTCGACCCGGTGTCGAGCCAGATCATCCTCGACATCCTCTCCACGTACGTCGCGCACGGCGGGACCGTGATCCTCTCCAGCCACGGCATGGACCTGGTCGAGCGGGTGTGCAGCCGGGTCGCCGTGATCGTCGCGGGCCAGGTGCTCGCCGAGGGCACGATCGAGGAGGTCCGCGGCGAGCTGACCCTCGAGCAGCGCTTCGTCGAACTGGCCGGCGGGCTCAGCGACGTGGAGGGCCTCGAGTGGCTGCACACGTTCTCCGGCTGA
- a CDS encoding phosphocholine cytidylyltransferase family protein — protein sequence MTIQTVILAAGMGSRLGRSLPKPLTELGDGRSIMQQQHDNIRAAFGTEAKITTVVGYRAETIVEAFPAVQYVYNDRYDQTNTSKSLLRALTKTGKSGVLWMNGDVVFDPRVLGRAIELIERDQSFVTVNTSKVSDEEVKYTVDAEGFINALSKTVKGGIGEAVGINYISSADKRAFVRQLSRVDDQDYFERGLELAIAEDGIVLEPLDISDLYAVEVDFAEDLERANLFV from the coding sequence TTGACCATTCAGACCGTCATCCTCGCCGCAGGCATGGGCTCACGTCTCGGACGCAGCCTGCCGAAGCCCCTGACCGAACTCGGCGACGGCCGCAGCATCATGCAGCAGCAGCACGACAACATCCGGGCGGCCTTCGGCACGGAGGCGAAGATCACGACGGTCGTCGGCTACCGCGCAGAGACGATCGTGGAAGCCTTCCCCGCCGTCCAGTACGTCTACAACGACCGGTACGACCAGACCAACACGTCCAAGAGCCTGCTCCGCGCGCTGACGAAGACCGGCAAGTCCGGCGTCCTGTGGATGAACGGCGACGTCGTCTTCGACCCGCGCGTGCTCGGTCGGGCGATCGAGCTGATCGAGCGCGACCAGTCGTTCGTCACCGTCAACACCTCGAAGGTCAGCGACGAAGAGGTCAAGTACACCGTCGACGCCGAGGGCTTCATCAACGCCCTCTCGAAGACCGTGAAGGGCGGCATCGGCGAGGCCGTCGGCATCAACTACATCTCTTCGGCCGACAAGCGCGCGTTCGTGCGCCAGCTCAGCCGCGTCGACGACCAGGACTACTTCGAGCGCGGGCTGGAGCTGGCGATCGCCGAGGACGGCATCGTGCTCGAGCCCCTCGACATCTCGGACCTGTACGCCGTCGAGGTCGACTTCGCCGAGGATCTCGAGCGCGCGAACCTCTTCGTCTGA
- a CDS encoding maltokinase N-terminal cap-like domain-containing protein — MDSTLACLAAWMPRQRWYAAKGRPPSLRLISWWDFPADDQDARVRTYLVADEGALPVVLYQVPVVARPTTTVTASGAHVIGSPEPGTTFIDGPHDPAYVGALMGLVLGGGTVSGPHATATGHPLVAADDDEGPVSAHVLNGEQSNTSLIAPATASRPAVICKIFRQVNQGRNPDIELQTALAGAGSPHIAPAVGWVEGTWLDPGAAQQTVGGSLAFAQRFFSGVEDAWRVALRAAADGTPFDREAHALGRATADVHLSLAHLFPTRPAEPRDVDGFAETWRRRLSIALAEVPAIAERRTAIEAVYARASSARPTLQRIHGDYHLGQVLHTENGWVLLDFEGEPMRPIRERVRPDAALRDVAGMLRSFDYVAGSIRLDDPARPAAAVRAWVDAARAAFLAGYAEATGDPLDADDPLLAALELDKAVYEAIYEARNRPTWVTIPLRAIGRLAATHPA, encoded by the coding sequence ATGGACAGCACGCTCGCGTGCCTGGCGGCATGGATGCCCCGGCAACGGTGGTACGCGGCCAAGGGGCGTCCGCCCAGCCTGCGGCTGATCTCCTGGTGGGACTTCCCCGCCGACGACCAGGACGCCCGCGTGCGCACGTATCTCGTCGCCGATGAGGGCGCACTCCCGGTCGTGCTGTACCAGGTTCCCGTGGTGGCACGTCCGACCACGACCGTCACCGCATCCGGCGCCCACGTCATCGGCAGCCCGGAGCCGGGCACCACCTTCATCGACGGCCCGCACGACCCGGCCTATGTGGGCGCCCTGATGGGCCTCGTCCTCGGAGGAGGGACGGTGTCCGGCCCGCATGCCACCGCAACCGGGCATCCCCTCGTCGCCGCCGACGACGACGAGGGGCCGGTCTCGGCCCACGTCCTGAACGGCGAGCAGTCGAACACCTCGCTCATCGCACCGGCCACCGCGTCGCGCCCCGCCGTGATCTGCAAGATCTTCCGCCAGGTGAATCAGGGCCGCAACCCGGACATCGAGCTGCAGACGGCACTCGCGGGTGCGGGTTCTCCGCACATCGCGCCGGCGGTCGGCTGGGTCGAGGGGACGTGGCTCGACCCCGGTGCCGCGCAGCAGACGGTCGGCGGGTCACTGGCGTTCGCGCAGCGGTTCTTCTCGGGAGTCGAGGATGCGTGGCGGGTAGCCCTCCGCGCTGCGGCGGACGGGACGCCGTTCGACCGGGAGGCCCACGCCCTGGGACGCGCAACCGCGGACGTGCATCTCTCGCTCGCGCACCTGTTCCCCACCCGGCCCGCCGAGCCCCGCGACGTCGACGGGTTCGCCGAGACCTGGCGCCGCCGGCTCTCCATCGCCCTCGCCGAGGTCCCCGCGATCGCCGAGCGGCGCACCGCGATCGAGGCGGTGTACGCGCGCGCATCCTCCGCCCGGCCGACGCTGCAGCGCATCCACGGCGACTACCACCTCGGCCAGGTGCTGCACACCGAGAACGGCTGGGTGCTCCTCGACTTCGAGGGCGAGCCGATGCGGCCGATCCGCGAGCGGGTGCGCCCCGATGCCGCGCTCCGCGACGTCGCCGGGATGCTGCGCTCGTTCGATTACGTCGCCGGCTCGATCCGGCTCGACGACCCCGCGAGACCGGCCGCCGCAGTGCGTGCCTGGGTCGACGCGGCGCGGGCCGCCTTCCTCGCGGGCTATGCCGAAGCCACCGGCGACCCGCTCGATGCCGACGACCCGCTGCTGGCGGCTCTGGAGCTCGACAAGGCCGTGTACGAGGCGATCTACGAAGCGCGCAACCGGCCCACGTGGGTCACGATCCCGCTGCGGGCGATCGGACGCCTCGCGGCCACCCACCCGGCGTGA
- a CDS encoding CDP-glycerol glycerophosphotransferase family protein produces the protein MDAIGDAKKAAALLRKALATRSAVAGVRRTVASTPPHPAGHFRVAVYFADGEVNMYQMRQWYKPLAELAKTWPVVILSRAATGARSLLRESGLPVAFVPTVRDLEDYIATQDIRVVLYVNQNTRNFQMFRYGRRWHVFINHGESDKMYMTTNQYKAYDYAFIAGDAARERLQRVLWDYDLDRRTLQIGRPQADHYSGTLPYTPDARTVVLYAPTWEGDRPSAHYGSILTHGEALVAALLATGEHRVIYRPHPRSGVVNAEYGAANARIIAALAAANTADPAAHHVFDDGPELGWQLAAADLAVVDISAMVYDRLAADKPLLVTRPADPEAIVDTHGYLSACEWLDAAAAGQIVAEGHRVLDDPDAVARLEQWVQHYFGDTAPGAATARFHAAIGELMTRWEHWHAESADDDLDIPEPEEAELDD, from the coding sequence GTGGATGCGATAGGTGACGCGAAGAAGGCAGCGGCTCTGCTGCGCAAGGCGCTCGCCACTCGGTCGGCGGTCGCCGGCGTGCGTCGCACGGTCGCCTCGACGCCCCCGCATCCGGCCGGGCACTTCCGGGTCGCGGTGTACTTCGCCGACGGCGAGGTGAACATGTACCAGATGCGCCAGTGGTACAAGCCGCTCGCCGAGCTCGCGAAGACCTGGCCCGTCGTGATCCTCAGCCGTGCCGCCACCGGCGCACGGTCGCTGCTGCGCGAGTCCGGTCTGCCCGTCGCCTTCGTCCCCACCGTCCGGGACCTCGAGGACTACATCGCCACGCAGGACATCCGGGTCGTCCTGTACGTGAATCAGAACACGCGCAACTTCCAGATGTTCCGCTACGGACGCCGCTGGCACGTGTTCATCAACCACGGCGAGTCCGACAAGATGTACATGACCACCAACCAGTACAAGGCGTACGACTACGCGTTCATCGCCGGCGACGCCGCCCGCGAGCGCCTGCAGCGGGTGCTGTGGGACTACGACCTCGACCGTCGCACGCTCCAGATCGGCCGCCCCCAGGCCGACCACTACTCGGGCACGCTTCCCTACACTCCCGACGCCCGCACCGTCGTCCTGTACGCGCCGACCTGGGAGGGCGACCGGCCTTCCGCGCACTACGGCTCGATCCTCACCCACGGCGAGGCGCTGGTCGCGGCGCTGCTCGCCACCGGGGAGCACCGGGTGATCTACCGGCCGCACCCGCGATCCGGGGTCGTCAACGCCGAGTACGGGGCCGCCAACGCCCGCATCATCGCGGCGCTCGCCGCCGCGAACACGGCCGATCCCGCCGCCCACCACGTGTTCGACGACGGCCCGGAGCTCGGCTGGCAGCTCGCGGCGGCTGACCTCGCGGTCGTCGACATCTCCGCGATGGTCTACGACCGCCTGGCCGCCGACAAGCCGCTTCTCGTGACCCGCCCCGCCGATCCCGAGGCGATCGTCGACACGCACGGCTACCTGTCCGCCTGCGAGTGGCTGGACGCCGCGGCGGCCGGACAGATCGTGGCGGAGGGGCATCGAGTGCTCGACGACCCCGACGCCGTCGCGCGTCTCGAGCAGTGGGTCCAGCACTACTTCGGCGACACCGCACCCGGTGCGGCGACGGCGCGCTTCCACGCCGCGATCGGCGAGCTCATGACGCGCTGGGAGCACTGGCATGCCGAGTCGGCCGACGACGACCTCGACATCCCCGAGCCGGAAGAGGCGGAGCTCGACGACTGA
- a CDS encoding glycosyltransferase family 2 protein, giving the protein MPVLNERAYLQRAVETVLAQRFDGPRELILALGPSTDGTTELARTLADGDDRIRLVDNPAADIPIGLNLAIRASSFPTIVRVDAHSELDPEYTRTALATLARERAANVGGVMRADGRTPFQRAVARAYNSRIGLGGGAYHGATHAGEAESAYLGVFRRAVLDEVGLFDETIRRGEDWELNLRIRAAGYRVWFDPSLAVTYWPRESWPQLARQFVATGQWRGELVRRFGRRNSVRFFAPPALVLSLALSLVVWLLRATGVLRGGWAVAASVVFLPVIAYVALIIAVALGRGGGSGWRDRLWTLAVLPTMHLAWGSGFIRGTLRGARDTVDTSRLARNTPLP; this is encoded by the coding sequence ATGCCGGTGCTGAACGAGCGCGCATACCTCCAGCGGGCGGTGGAGACCGTGCTCGCGCAGCGCTTCGACGGTCCGCGGGAGCTCATCCTCGCCCTCGGCCCGTCCACCGACGGCACCACCGAGCTCGCGCGAACGCTCGCCGACGGCGACGACCGGATCCGGCTCGTCGACAACCCGGCCGCGGACATCCCGATCGGGCTCAACCTCGCCATCCGCGCGTCGTCCTTCCCGACCATCGTCCGCGTCGACGCCCACAGCGAGCTCGACCCCGAGTACACGCGCACCGCGCTCGCGACCCTCGCCCGCGAGCGCGCGGCCAACGTCGGCGGAGTGATGCGCGCCGACGGTCGCACGCCGTTCCAGCGAGCCGTCGCGCGAGCGTACAACTCCCGCATCGGTCTCGGCGGCGGCGCCTATCACGGCGCCACCCACGCGGGCGAGGCGGAGTCCGCCTACCTCGGGGTGTTCCGGCGCGCCGTGCTGGACGAGGTCGGTCTGTTCGACGAGACGATCCGCCGCGGCGAGGACTGGGAGCTGAACCTGCGCATCCGCGCGGCCGGCTACCGCGTCTGGTTCGACCCCTCGCTCGCCGTCACGTACTGGCCCCGCGAGAGCTGGCCTCAGCTGGCCAGGCAGTTCGTCGCGACCGGCCAGTGGCGGGGCGAGCTGGTGCGACGTTTCGGGCGCCGCAACTCGGTCCGCTTCTTCGCCCCGCCCGCGCTGGTGCTGTCGCTCGCGCTGAGTCTCGTGGTCTGGCTGCTCCGCGCGACGGGTGTGCTGCGCGGCGGGTGGGCGGTCGCCGCATCCGTCGTCTTCCTGCCGGTGATCGCCTACGTGGCGCTGATCATCGCGGTCGCCCTCGGGCGCGGCGGCGGCAGCGGCTGGCGCGACCGCCTGTGGACGCTGGCCGTGCTGCCCACGATGCATCTTGCCTGGGGGTCGGGGTTCATCCGCGGCACGCTGCGCGGTGCGCGGGACACGGTCGACACCTCGCGGCTGGCGCGGAACACGCCGCTGCCCTGA